One genomic region from Phragmites australis chromosome 1, lpPhrAust1.1, whole genome shotgun sequence encodes:
- the LOC133911275 gene encoding caffeoylshikimate esterase-like, which translates to MVHPVAEADERSPFGRRSPDEFYARHGVVHSTSSFVNPRGLRIFTQRWVPPGEGPVLGAVAVVHGFTGESSWMVQLTAVHLAAAGFAVAALDHQGHGFSEGLQGHIPDIGPVLDDCDAAFAPFRADYPPPLPCFLYGESLGGAIALLLHLRGKELWRDGAVLNGAMCGVSPRFKPPWPLEHLLWAAATVAPTWRLAFTRGNIPERSFKVEWKRKLALASPRRTTAPPRAATALELLRVCRELQGRFEEVDLPLLVVHGGDDTVCDPACVEELHRRAGSADKTLRVYPGMWHQMIGEPEENVEKVFDEIIAWLKARAAAAAAAAAAAQQ; encoded by the coding sequence atggTGCACCCGGTGGCGGAGGCTGACGAGCGCAGCCCCTTCGGCCGCCGCTCCCCGGATGAGTTCTACGCGCGCCACGGCGTGGTGCACTCCACCTCGTCCTTCGTCAACCCGCGCGGCCTCCGCATTTTCACCCAGCGCTGGGTGCCCCCGGGGGAAGGCCCCGTCCTgggcgccgtcgccgtcgtgcACGGCTTCACGGGCGAGTCCAGCTGGATGGTGCAGCTCACCGCCGTCCACCTAGCTGCGGCCGGGTtcgccgtcgccgcgctcgACCACCAGGGCCACGGCTTCTCCGAGGGCCTCCAGGGCCACATCCCGGACATCGGGCCGGTCCTCGACGACTGCGACGCCGCCTTCGCGCCCTTCCGCGCCGACTACCCGCCCCCGCTCCCCTGCTTCCTCTACGGGGAGTCCCTGGGGGGCGCCATCGCGCTGCTCCTCCACCTCAGGGGCAAAGAGCTATGGCGCGACGGCGCGGTGCTCAACGGCGCCATGTGCGGGGTCAGCCCCCGGTTCAAGCCGCCGTGGCCGCTCGAGCACCTCCTctgggccgccgccaccgtggCCCCCACCTGGCGGCTCGCGTTCACCAGGGGCAACATCCCGGAGCGGTCCTTCAAGGTGGAGTGGAAGCGGAAGCTCGCGCTGGCCAGCCCGCGCCGTACCACGGCGCCGCCCCGTGCCGCCACGGCGCTGGAGCTCCTCCGCGTGTGCCGCGAGCTGCAGGGGCGGTTCGAGGAGGTGGACCTGCCTCTCCTGGTGGTGCACGGCGGGGACGACACCGTCTGCGACCCGGCGTGCGTCGAGGAGCTGCACCGCCGCGCGGGCAGCGCGGACAAGACGCTCCGTGTCTACCCCGGGATGTGGCACCAGATGATCGGCGAGCCCGAGGAGAACGTCGAGAAGGTGTTCGACGAAATCATCGCCTGGCTCAAggctcgcgccgccgccgcggccgccgccgccgccgccgcgcagcAGTAG